One Deltaproteobacteria bacterium genomic window, CGCTGCATTCAGGGCCATGCCGGCCTTTCCAACAATAACGCCCTGGCTCAACAGGAGGGGTCGAACCGTAATCGGCGTCTGGTTGAACAGGCCTTCCATCGCGAGTTTAATCCCGAACGTCCGGTTGGTCAGTTTTTCAGGGACCTCCGAAAGGGATATAATCCCGCCCGGTTCCATCGTGGGCTTCTCCCCCCCCATGCGGAAACTGATCACCGGGATGATCATTTCCTGAAGGGTCAGTCCCCCGTGGTGATATCCCAGATCCCCTCCAGTCTTGAACACCCCGATTCCCCTGGGGAAAATGAATTCCAGGTCGCTGTTGTATCCCATCTGCCCTGCGGAAAGGCGAACGGTTCCGGCCGGGGTGGTTCCGCCCTGGCCGATCCAGCAGCGGCGATGGATCTCCAGGGTTTTACCTCCTGGCGGGTCGGTCTTGAAAGCGTCCTCCTTTTTCCGGGTAAAGAGATGACCATGGTCCGCCGTCACCACAAAGCGGGTGACGCCGCAATCGGCAAGCCGTTGAACCGCCCGTGCCACGTTGCTTACCATGGTATCCATCACCTGTCGAGCGATGAGCCCCCCTGCAAGCTCCCCGAGGGCGTCGATCTCCTGGGAGCGAACCACGAGAAGAGGGACCCCCGAGACCCAATCGGCGAGCCGCTTTCGGGACATCTGCAACAGCTTTTCAAGGGGCATTTCCTTCATGCCCGGGATTCGGGCTTTGAGAAATTTCAGGCGGGCGTTTACGTCCGGTAATGCGGCATTGTCAATCAGGGCTGCGAGCTTTCCACCCGAATCCGCCAGGCTGAAACCAGCAGAGGCCCCGGGCAGCAGGGCGGCCATGCCCACCGGCGTAATGGTGGGCCAGGCTGCAACGGCAGGCTTGACCACCATTTCCCGCGCGGCCGGAAGCATTTCCACGAATTCATGGACCATGGCAAACCGCATGGCATCCACCAGGAAATAGGCCGCAGGCGTCTTTTCTTTGTCCACCACCTTCGGATATACATCGGTCTGTTGAAGCACGCCCGACACGAGCCACCCCGAACGATCCAGGGCCTCCATAAATCCCACGGCCATGTCTTGAAGGAGTTCTTCGTATGCCTGGCGTACCTTTTCGAGGGCCGCCTCAGCCTCCGGGTCCACCGTCATTTTGGCGGCCCAGGCCTCCAACTGCTGCTGGGCCAGGTCCACCCGGTGCCAGCCTTCCTGGTCGCAATAGGCATTGACCCAGTTCAAAGGCTCGGAACCCGCCCTGGATAGGGCCTTTCGCGTTGCGTCTATCCGGTCCCCCAGATTGGCCATGAGCTGACAGGCCCTCCACTGGGCTTGTCGTTCGATGGTCCGGTCCGCCCAGAAGCTGCGCTGACGTTCGGAAACGAGCGATAGTGACTCCTTGTATTCCCCTTTCAGGATCCGTTCGCCAACCCATTTCAGAAGCGCCTTTTCCTCAAACGCAAAGGTATCCACCTTGCCCAGGGCCGAAGGATCAATGGCCTGGCTCGTTAGGGACAGGGCCTTCTCTATGGCGTCGGCCGTGTCCACATAGACGTCAGGATGGTTTTCGCGCATGGCCGAGGCCGTTTTTCGAACCAGGGCGAGCTGGTCTTTGTTCTGAGGTTCCGGAATCATGGAGATGGTCTGGGGCGGGGTGCAGGAAAGATCATCCCGGAACTCGTTCGCCAAAACGTAACGAAGCGCCTTTTCCCTGGCCTTTATAAGGGACATTCCCTCAGGCAGTTCCAGACCGAGCCGGCCGGCGAGAAGGAGAAACAGTTCCGATTGCGCGCTCTTGGATACGATTTTTTCATCCGATCCGGGGTTGCACAGCCATTGGGCCAGCATGGCGGGATTGTCTCTTGCCCCGTCAAAGATCATTTTCATCAGGGATGGGGCCTCGCCTCCCTCCCGGGTCAGGAACCCCACAATATCCTGATAGGTAGTGGTCTCCGGGGCCAGGAGCTTGTCAATGACGCCGTCGGAATCCCCCCTTTCCATAAGACAGAACCG contains:
- a CDS encoding PglZ domain-containing protein; this translates as MNAFHQYLEKLLTDRLAKRHVAVWYDPRAEFQAFVDALPISGELEKGIRQTLIGDMPVALARFDGSFFGIKAAVEPLVDKDEPGLLLIYIPRASQDRKGSVLMDLEKGGSCFEWQLKRLGRFCLMERGDSDGVIDKLLAPETTTYQDIVGFLTREGGEAPSLMKMIFDGARDNPAMLAQWLCNPGSDEKIVSKSAQSELFLLLAGRLGLELPEGMSLIKAREKALRYVLANEFRDDLSCTPPQTISMIPEPQNKDQLALVRKTASAMRENHPDVYVDTADAIEKALSLTSQAIDPSALGKVDTFAFEEKALLKWVGERILKGEYKESLSLVSERQRSFWADRTIERQAQWRACQLMANLGDRIDATRKALSRAGSEPLNWVNAYCDQEGWHRVDLAQQQLEAWAAKMTVDPEAEAALEKVRQAYEELLQDMAVGFMEALDRSGWLVSGVLQQTDVYPKVVDKEKTPAAYFLVDAMRFAMVHEFVEMLPAAREMVVKPAVAAWPTITPVGMAALLPGASAGFSLADSGGKLAALIDNAALPDVNARLKFLKARIPGMKEMPLEKLLQMSRKRLADWVSGVPLLVVRSQEIDALGELAGGLIARQVMDTMVSNVARAVQRLADCGVTRFVVTADHGHLFTRKKEDAFKTDPPGGKTLEIHRRCWIGQGGTTPAGTVRLSAGQMGYNSDLEFIFPRGIGVFKTGGDLGYHHGGLTLQEMIIPVISFRMGGEKPTMEPGGIISLSEVPEKLTNRTFGIKLAMEGLFNQTPITVRPLLLSQGVIVGKAGMALNAAYQQDTGNIVLQPGKQAGVAMILEKEDCETVRVIIQDPATDGVLAQSDDIPVKLGTV